One stretch of Brevibacillus laterosporus DNA includes these proteins:
- a CDS encoding helix-turn-helix domain-containing protein → MTEQNLVSVETQSEFSVTSGRRETRIFLKMYVDAVHSGLLADIGDENWRTLCVIAAFMNERGECYPTQEMIAHRLGVKRETANRRIKRLLKYRWDGREVVRASKVRGGDGKWQNTRYTVLPISHLAIFKGAT, encoded by the coding sequence ATGACCGAACAGAATCTCGTTTCAGTCGAAACCCAATCGGAGTTCTCCGTCACCAGCGGTCGTCGAGAAACCCGCATCTTCCTTAAGATGTACGTAGACGCCGTCCATTCCGGCCTACTCGCGGACATCGGCGATGAGAACTGGCGTACACTCTGCGTAATAGCCGCCTTCATGAACGAACGAGGCGAGTGCTACCCGACGCAAGAGATGATCGCGCATAGACTCGGAGTCAAACGGGAAACGGCGAACAGGCGAATCAAACGCCTGCTGAAATATCGATGGGATGGGCGGGAGGTGGTACGCGCGTCAAAAGTTAGGGGCGGCGATGGGAAGTGGCAAAATACGCGTTATACGGTGCTTCCGATAAGCCATTTAGCGATATTTAAGGGAGCTACGTGA
- a CDS encoding DUF3102 domain-containing protein, with product MNVEIQSKESTPITSNNIAVLTAEINSYKKLAGQAIFEIGRRLKSVHDANIDSENAEERKLAEQRESLGGWLKWLGEHVEFTRQTATRFIQAFEQLGSGTTSYHLDSGKIFELISLPADVDRADFVSQPHTIPSTGETKSVDEMTVRELREVKRELKAERESREIAERQRDEALESARTMRDTLESIHDDVHEIKTGTEISGRSLEFSASVRDFLKRYSFMTHFDAEFSTMNDRSAKEYQTAVDGMYDFLDGISKMLPSRRNRESIIIEAN from the coding sequence ATGAATGTGGAGATTCAAAGTAAAGAGTCCACGCCAATTACCTCAAATAATATCGCTGTTCTTACCGCGGAAATCAACTCATATAAAAAGCTAGCTGGACAGGCAATTTTTGAGATTGGACGTAGGTTAAAATCGGTACACGACGCCAATATAGATTCGGAGAACGCGGAGGAACGTAAGCTTGCAGAACAACGTGAGTCACTAGGCGGTTGGTTAAAGTGGTTAGGGGAGCACGTTGAATTTACGAGACAAACAGCAACTCGATTTATTCAAGCGTTTGAGCAGTTGGGCAGTGGTACGACGTCGTACCATTTGGATAGCGGTAAAATTTTCGAACTCATTTCGCTCCCAGCCGACGTCGACCGCGCCGACTTCGTTTCCCAACCGCACACGATCCCGTCCACAGGCGAGACCAAGTCCGTAGATGAAATGACCGTCCGTGAACTCCGCGAAGTCAAACGGGAACTCAAAGCCGAGAGGGAATCGCGTGAAATAGCGGAACGTCAGCGGGACGAGGCGTTGGAATCAGCGCGGACTATGCGTGATACACTCGAATCCATCCACGACGACGTCCACGAGATAAAGACGGGGACAGAAATCAGCGGGCGATCGCTTGAGTTCTCCGCATCTGTCCGCGATTTTCTAAAAAGGTATTCGTTTATGACACATTTTGACGCAGAGTTCTCGACTATGAACGATCGCTCTGCGAAGGAATACCAGACGGCGGTCGACGGCATGTACGACTTTTTAGACGGAATATCCAAGATGCTTCCATCACGACGGAATCGTGAATCCATAATAATAGAGGCTAATTAA
- a CDS encoding DNA replication protein: MTNAPNCILREPCRQSTDPTACTRLCPSFIAMHGASGIGGRVAAACIPSDYAFVTVETAPPRVDQRGIYTNIERYITTFIRQFNDDSERIKSLYLFSYEPGTGKTTTAVAIANAYLTTHYIGSIQRGLQPLQRPVFFLDVNEWQTLFNQFNRPRVPDHVAEPASGKYYEWMKHATNAPFVVLDDIGVRDATDAFRGDLHTIINHRVTNRMPTVYTSNLPMDELAEVFDERLADRVRDQCAQLMFYGESKRGLRK, translated from the coding sequence TTGACTAATGCACCTAACTGCATCCTACGCGAACCCTGCCGTCAGTCCACCGACCCGACCGCCTGTACACGCCTGTGCCCGTCCTTCATCGCGATGCACGGAGCCAGCGGAATAGGGGGCCGAGTAGCCGCCGCCTGCATCCCGAGTGATTACGCCTTTGTAACCGTCGAGACGGCACCGCCACGCGTCGATCAGCGCGGTATCTATACGAATATAGAACGTTATATAACGACGTTTATACGCCAGTTTAACGATGATTCTGAACGTATTAAATCGTTGTATCTATTTTCGTATGAACCCGGCACAGGCAAGACAACGACAGCCGTCGCAATTGCGAACGCGTACCTAACAACGCACTACATCGGCTCAATCCAACGGGGGCTCCAACCTCTACAACGGCCGGTCTTCTTCCTCGATGTCAACGAGTGGCAGACGTTATTTAACCAGTTTAATCGACCACGCGTACCCGACCACGTTGCCGAACCAGCATCGGGGAAATACTACGAGTGGATGAAACACGCGACGAACGCTCCGTTCGTGGTGCTGGACGATATCGGGGTTCGGGACGCGACCGATGCTTTCCGAGGCGATCTGCATACGATTATTAACCATCGGGTGACCAATCGGATGCCTACCGTTTATACCTCGAATTTACCTATGGATGAGTTGGCGGAGGTATTTGACGAAAGGCTTGCGGATCGTGTGAGGGATCAATGCGCACAGCTTATGTTTTACGGCGAGTCTAAAAGGGGGCTACGAAAATGA
- a CDS encoding DNA helicase yields MAYGESFLSKVIDANDTAAFIRYDISAEHFLTEAERKAYRFITDYADTNGGQAPDYRTVVAECADFTYMPEVGDSFEYMARKIKNDAGKVRLHSFLTGRDVSAKFTELPTEEFAAWLIEQTERIKTETATRSKVGTDIKRDTTTFLDEYRKRKEGTSFKIWKSKFPTINKEIGGYLSGNVYTWYGRSGRGKSIFTMEEAIEAAAQGANVLVWAMEMSRFEWMARAYSSISARQGAITASIDGVNYEAGFENKALLTGKLTEEFERGFEQFLTQINETLPGTIVVRAVDDVDFSSRKVRDLEADIIVTKADVVVIDPYYYMTYEANTSKTTGGDAAETSKKIRAIAGRHQCVIHGITQAEEVRDDKDDEGNRELRPPTRAELKKSKSFLEDSALTIGIDTLDGIGIIQLNKGRNGGEGVTVEVVYLPNYGIVRELPSGEAAVAQFKPQF; encoded by the coding sequence TTGGCATACGGTGAATCGTTTCTATCGAAAGTGATTGACGCAAACGATACGGCTGCATTTATTCGATACGACATTAGCGCCGAGCATTTCCTTACGGAAGCCGAACGGAAGGCATACCGGTTTATAACAGATTACGCGGACACTAACGGAGGGCAGGCGCCTGACTATCGGACGGTGGTCGCTGAGTGTGCGGACTTTACGTACATGCCGGAAGTGGGCGACTCCTTCGAATACATGGCGCGTAAAATAAAGAACGATGCGGGTAAAGTACGGCTACATTCGTTCTTGACGGGACGAGACGTAAGCGCCAAGTTTACGGAACTACCTACGGAAGAGTTTGCCGCGTGGCTCATCGAGCAAACAGAACGGATCAAGACGGAAACGGCTACGCGATCAAAGGTAGGAACGGATATCAAACGTGATACAACAACGTTCCTAGACGAGTATCGAAAACGTAAGGAAGGAACGTCGTTTAAGATATGGAAGTCGAAATTTCCTACGATTAATAAAGAGATCGGCGGCTACCTTTCCGGCAACGTCTACACATGGTACGGACGGAGCGGTCGTGGTAAATCTATCTTTACGATGGAGGAGGCGATAGAGGCCGCAGCCCAGGGCGCAAACGTACTCGTATGGGCGATGGAAATGTCACGGTTTGAGTGGATGGCGCGTGCCTACTCATCTATATCAGCGCGACAAGGGGCGATTACTGCGAGCATAGACGGCGTGAATTACGAGGCAGGCTTCGAGAATAAGGCGCTTCTTACTGGTAAGTTAACGGAAGAATTTGAACGGGGCTTTGAACAGTTTTTGACGCAGATTAACGAAACCTTGCCGGGGACTATCGTAGTCCGTGCGGTAGATGATGTCGACTTTTCTTCGCGTAAAGTCCGTGACTTAGAGGCGGATATCATAGTAACCAAGGCGGACGTTGTCGTTATCGACCCGTATTACTACATGACATACGAGGCTAATACGTCTAAGACGACGGGCGGGGATGCGGCAGAAACTTCGAAAAAGATACGGGCTATTGCGGGGCGACACCAATGCGTCATTCATGGTATTACGCAGGCAGAGGAAGTGCGCGACGACAAGGATGACGAAGGAAATCGGGAACTAAGACCGCCTACACGCGCAGAGCTAAAGAAAAGTAAATCGTTTCTCGAAGATTCAGCGTTAACTATCGGTATAGATACGTTGGATGGAATCGGCATTATACAGTTAAACAAAGGGCGGAATGGTGGCGAGGGAGTAACGGTGGAAGTCGTGTATCTGCCTAATTACGGGATTGTACGCGAACTACCAAGCGGAGAGGCAGCCGTAGCGCAGTTTAAACCGCAGTTCTAA
- a CDS encoding DNA primase — translation MQIDIRAELEQFPWTAATWTEDKLLAASPFRLDRSPSFYVWLRDSNIAKAGYWSDLGAQDPDYQRGGIVKLLVFLREETEGETREYLRWKYGEGTVDPDELTLDLSGSLRLSLGHLRSIDSSLLSEYERTKHEYLTSRGISQEVQQLFHTGYCPITNAITMPWFNADGTLGNVKYRKISEKSFWYAKGGRPIREMVYGLHIVYTQKIKRAVLVESDIDAMYLWSVGVPAIALGGSNFSEEKAEALRRSPLEGVAVMADHDEAGQKMKRAVVGEMAGYMTVKVVGYPIRYKDPNEIKNKAELNHVLKNVFTDKKSFIKINFCKGDDYFLRNMIS, via the coding sequence ATGCAGATAGACATTCGGGCAGAACTCGAACAGTTTCCGTGGACAGCCGCAACGTGGACGGAGGATAAGCTGCTTGCGGCCAGTCCGTTCCGTTTGGATCGGTCGCCGTCATTCTACGTATGGTTACGGGATAGTAATATAGCAAAAGCCGGCTACTGGTCGGATTTAGGCGCTCAGGACCCGGATTATCAACGTGGTGGGATCGTGAAGTTACTGGTGTTTTTACGGGAGGAAACGGAAGGAGAGACGCGGGAATACTTACGGTGGAAATACGGGGAGGGAACGGTTGACCCCGATGAGCTGACGCTGGACCTGTCGGGGAGCTTGCGGCTGTCTTTGGGGCACTTAAGATCAATAGATTCGAGCTTGTTGTCGGAATATGAACGTACAAAGCACGAGTATCTAACATCACGCGGGATATCTCAGGAAGTGCAACAGTTATTTCATACGGGATACTGTCCGATTACCAACGCGATAACCATGCCATGGTTTAACGCGGATGGAACGCTTGGTAACGTTAAGTATCGAAAAATTAGCGAGAAATCGTTCTGGTACGCAAAGGGAGGGCGGCCTATCCGGGAGATGGTTTACGGTTTACACATCGTATACACACAGAAGATCAAGCGGGCAGTACTCGTGGAATCAGATATTGACGCAATGTATTTATGGAGCGTGGGGGTCCCGGCTATTGCTCTTGGGGGGTCGAACTTTAGCGAGGAGAAGGCGGAGGCTCTACGGAGGAGTCCGTTGGAGGGAGTCGCGGTAATGGCAGATCACGACGAGGCCGGACAGAAGATGAAACGGGCTGTTGTCGGAGAGATGGCTGGGTATATGACGGTTAAAGTCGTAGGGTATCCGATCCGATACAAGGACCCGAACGAAATAAAAAATAAGGCAGAATTAAATCATGTGTTAAAAAATGTGTTTACAGATAAAAAAAGTTTTATTAAGATAAATTTTTGTAAAGGTGATGATTATTTTTTACGAAATATGATTTCATAA